The following DNA comes from Erigeron canadensis isolate Cc75 chromosome 3, C_canadensis_v1, whole genome shotgun sequence.
TTTTTCACAAAAATCTAACAGCATACATTGCTTTGATACTAACCTTCTGTAATAGTATCCAAAATCGGTTTCCATTGAGGCGATTTAGGCGAATTTAACATGCCCTCTTCGTTATCACCAACCCGGCGGTCTAAACACTTGTTTATGCTTGTAGCTTGTGGACTACACAATGGACTAGCCACATAAGGACATCTTGGGGTCAACTTTGCAGGACATTTACCAGTTTTGGCTATGTTTGTAAGCTTCCTAGTTAAACAGGTCAAGTCATCTGGAGACGTGTTAAATCTAAGGGTCGAATTAGGGAGTACAAAATAGATTTGACCGGTTTGAAGTTGATGGTCTAGCTTGAGAGGAATTAAGCCTTTTTCGAAAATCTCCATCGGAGTACATAAAAAGTGTGTTGGGAAGTTGCTTATCACTTGATCAACCGTTGCAGGATCTTCATAGTCTTCTAATAAGCCATTCATATGGACTACTCTTATGGTATTGATTTTCACCTCCTTTTTCGATTTCTTGGATGACAAACAAGCACCCATCTTGCGTAAAGATACGTGCTATTCTGTCTGATGAGACTTGAACCCACAACTTTTTAATCAGGGTCGATGCGGCTATAAGTATGTAGAGCTTTGGTTCTATCTCTATATAGAACACACGCTCGCCTAtaaaattttgtataaaaaagatTGCGTGTATAATCttggaaatatatatagatggaaTTAGATAAAGAGTTTACTTGCGAAATGAAATAAGGAGATAGTTGTGGTAGAAGAGACAAAGCGGCCAACTACCAATTTTAAAGCTTTGGGGCTTCCGTTGCTTTTTTGGTTGAAGTGATCTTTTCGTTGTAAAGATAGACCATTTCTATCCGATAAATAAACATAGTGTATAATTTACTCAATtaaaccatttaaaaaaaacacgttCAATCTCATATGCAATTTAATAATagaaacttttttcttttcttttcttttttttttggcaaaaagcgaaaaatatattaatcacaAAACCAAATTACAAACAACACTACTTATAACCATTTGGACATGCCCAAATAACTATCTAAGCAAtgagaaaaatatgttaaatatGTTACTATATCTGTCCTATTTTaactggtcaagtctttttctttcgactttgaccataaatatctttgtttgtgttatatattagttgatgaaagttacaataatgaaaaatacatttgaaactcaatatattcatatatgttatatcaagtgttatataacacgaacaaaaatatttacggttaaagttgaaagaaaaacacttaaaaagttaaagtaTGACACTCAATATGGAACGGAAAGAATATATAGTATCTAAATCTAACTTTTACTAACTTAAGGAAAAAACCACACATGTTTGTCACTCCGGAAACTCGGACACAAAACCTAtgtgtaaaaacaaaaaatgtctCTTTACAATTTTCAGGCAATTATCAATTGATTTGTACTTCAAGCAATTATCAATTGATTTGTACTTCATTGACTCTTATAAGCATTTGATGCATggctttcaaaaaaaaaatttacattaacAATTATATGGATACTGAAACTTTTAGATTGAATTAAggttaaataaaatatgatttattctattttagtgatcttgataaaacaaaattgGAAAGAAACTAGCAAACAAAGTTAGTTGATCATATTgatatttgtaaattgtaatgtaATGACTATTTTTTTAGCGTTTGTTTTTGGTCAGAATATGTTTACTCCATATGAGGTTTTTATACCCATTGAGCAGGATGTTATTGCATTAGTTCACAGGGAAAACCCCAAATAAATCGTCAAACGGCACGATATTTATGGCATTGAATGACATTTAGGGTAAAATGTGCGTCTCTTTAAATTCAAATCCCGATTGCCCAAGAACAAGCTTTTATTGGAGTTCTATAGTGTAATGACTACTAATTCTAGTTTTTAGATAAGAACTTCTTTTTAGACAGTGTTACACGCTTGACACACCCATACACGAACCTTGTCCATTTTCAACGAGGACATGTGTAGATGGCCATGTCATAGGCTCATAGCTAATATTTTATAGACATGTTTTCATGTGTAAATCATTTTCTATTTCGACTAATAATATTACCTCCTAATTTGTTGATGTGAACAGTGATTACATTATTACCTCCTAATTTGTTGTTGTGTTAAATCtaagtt
Coding sequences within:
- the LOC122594139 gene encoding uncharacterized protein LOC122594139, with product MGACLSSKKSKKEVKINTIRVVHMNGLLEDYEDPATVDQVISNFPTHFLCTPMEIFEKGLIPLKLDHQLQTGQIYFVLPNSTLRFNTSPDDLTCLTRKLTNIAKTGKCPAKLTPRCPYVASPLCSPQATSINKCLDRRVGDNEEGMLNSPKSPQWKPILDTITEG